In a single window of the Raphanus sativus cultivar WK10039 chromosome 9, ASM80110v3, whole genome shotgun sequence genome:
- the LOC108828300 gene encoding 26S proteasome non-ATPase regulatory subunit 8 homolog A, translating to MDPQLTEVSQQLERFKAAFVRKDYNTCSDLLSRLKVLLTKFTSLPPLFENTPNAAHELTLARDIYEHAVVLSVKTEDQDAFERDFFQLKPYYVDARNRLPPSPQENLILGLNLLRLLVQNRIAEFHTELELLSSATLENPCIKHAVELEQSFMEGAYNRVLSARQTAPDATYVYFMDLLAKTIRDEIAGCSEKAYDYVSISDAKQMLLFSSDQELLTYVNEEHPEWEVNEGFVVFQKAKETAPCKEIPSLQLINQTLSYARELERIV from the exons ATGGATCCGCAGCTAACAGAAGTATCGCAGCAGTTGGAGAGATTCAAGGCGGCGTTTGTTAGGAAAGATTACAATACCTGCTCTGATCTATTGTCTCGGCTTAAG GTTCTTCTGACGAAATTCACAAGCCTTCCTCCATTGTTTGAGAATACTCCAAATGCTGCTCACGAGCTCACTCTTGCAA GGGATATCTACGAGCACGCTGTTGTTCTGAGTGTCAAAACTGAGGATCAAGACGCTTTCGAGAGAGATTTCTTCCAGCTCAAACCCTACTATGTCGATGCCAGGAACCGTCTTCCACCGTCCCCACAGGAGAATCTTATCCTTGGTCTAAACCTCCTGAGGCTGCTTGTGCAAAACAGAATTGCTGAATTCCACACTGAGCTCGAGTTACTCTCCTCTGCTACTCTGGAGAATCCTTGCATCAAGCATGCCGTTGAGCTTGAGCAGTCCTTCATGGAAGGTGCCTATAACCGTGTGCTCAGTGCTAGACAGACCGCACCTGATGCTACTTACGTCTATTTCATGGACCTCTTGGCAAAGACCATTAG AGATGAAATAGCTGGATGCAGCGAGAAAGCTTATGATTATGTCTCTATCAGCGATGCCAAGCAGATGTTGCTCTTCTCTTCTGATCAAGAACTCTTGACCTATGTCAATGAG GAGCACCCTGAGTGGGAAGTGAATGAAGGGTTTGTTGTGTTCCAGAAAGCCAAAGAAACTGCACCTTGCAAAGAGATCCCGTCTCTTCAACTCATCAACCAGACTCTAAGCTATGCCAGAGAGCTGGAGCGTATCGTGTAA